The window ctacaAAGTCTGTCAGTTTGTCATTCCCTGTTATTACTGCTGGCTAATCACTCAAATAAAGTGGCACAACATGACCGTGGGTCTGATTTTTCTGGTAAACTTGTTTAGTAGTCCATTGGAGACGTATAGTCTCTGTTCTTTGAACTTTAATACTGGACAGAAAATTGTCTGCTTCCAAAATCAAAGGGTAGCATTAGAATTTGTGTGAACAGCAAAGCAATATAGAAGatgttcttttctcttttctggtATTTATGTGTTGTGTCACATCATTTTGGCTCAAAATAGTTTACTTTATTGCTATGTTTGGTTTTTGCTATTTTATtactatatttatatttgtattgttcagcactttggtctaccaggtgtgtttttaaagtgctatataaataaacgatgatgatgatgatgatgatgaaaatagTTTACCGAACAGCTGAAAGACTTTAAAACAAATCTGTTACTTTAATGATATTTCTGTGATACTACAGAGTTGTAAAAAAAAGTATCACAATAATAATTCATCCAAATTGTAACTCTTAAATGTCATTATCAGCCCAAAAGTTCACAACCAGTGCATCCCTGATAGAATGTAAATATATGCAAATCTATAAACTGTATTATGTATATAACTGTGAAACAAACATAATGTATCATAAtagtacatttcagaatgtgGGGTATAATTCCAGGTTGGATGAGTGTCTGTACAGCTCCTCCTGTTGatgtaaaaaaagtaaatgcCAGTTTTTTAGGTTTCATGTTGATGTTGTAACACAGTAAAGAATTAATGTTACAGAAATAAATGTAATTCATTTTTTCAAATTGCAGTTAAATTCATCTAAACTGAATGCTGATGCTGTTGACGACTGGGGCTCACACGTCTTTTACTTTGTCTCCAGGACCGACTCACCATGCTTGACCAACAGGAAAATAGCCCGCATGACATTCCTGACTATGACGGCATAGAGGATGAAGCTTTCCCCCCACTCCCACCACCACACTCCCCAGGCCGGGGAGCCCAGGAGGAAGGAGACCCTTTTGCAGATGGTAGATGCTGCTGTGCTCTTACAGGattactatgaggtctttaagatgtGACGTGATGATTCAgcactttgtatgtgaggagaaggattttaaattcatggTTTAATGAAGAATCACATAGAAAAATAAGAATCAGTAAAAAGAGgctaatatgggagaaatattacCTCTCATTCTAGTCCTTCCACAAAGCTTTTTGGAACAgcttgataataatgaatttgtTAGTTCAGCCTAGAATTAACAAATGCATGAACtggtttttcagcatcactctgagactgGATGTTTCTAACAATAACaacatgcatgtttttgtttgcttgagCAAATGAAATCTATCAGATAGATACTGTTCAAACCAGCACATTTCTTCTGTAACCTCCAATCTATAATTTTTTCTGGATTTAAAAGATAAGCTTGAAGTTTGCCATGCTGCCAACAGAATGAGTTAGAAACACATCCTGTTGTCATGTGCTCTGTTTAATGCAGGAGATGAAGGTGAGGTATCACAGCTGGCTGATGTCCCTACTGCTAAAAGGAGAGGCGTGAAGAGACCCCAACCCAAGCTGGACTCCCACAGGTAGCAAAGACATTTTATATTACGACAGATGGTTGAAATGCATTAAAATGCGCATTTAAATAGGAATTTGATGTCATCTTGTGTGAgctcaacacgttctcactcccaaagcgtaacattttacgctaggtgacaaatcgtcaacatattaCGTTTTCGGCTACCCACCACGTTCCTAAATGACGAcctcggaaaaatgaggaaatatGAGAACCGTCTGGACTCAATCTACACATGTTCGCTCTTTTTCTTCAAATCGCTTAGAAACACGCTATTTAACGTCATTAAAGTCTTGGTTAAGGTCAGGAATAAGGTTATGATTAGGgctagggataaggttaggtttagggctggaatacaggGCTGGAACGTCTATTACCGCGGGAGCGTCATTGCACTGGATTTCAGCCATAATCCGCCGCGTACCATAAGAACGCCGAAGGTCTCCTTTCGCGTTCCTCGGGAACGCCGCGGGACGTGACAAAACGTCAGCATGTTACGCCTCGGGAGCGAGAACGGGCTGGCTGGGACACAAGGAGGCCAAAATCATTGATTGACGTGTGCACAGTATCAGTGGGTTAGCGTCAGGATGTTTTATGCTTGCTGCGTTGTTTGTGTCGCCGGTGTCTGATGACAATtttcacatcacatcctgtgtAACGCAACACAATCTTTGTGGTCATGCATCTCTTGGTTTGATTGTAACTTGGTGCGTTGCGATGTGGCCGGGTTGAACACACGAGTGTACGATCGCACTGGTTTTATCACCATTTGAGTAATAATCGTGCAcagaagctcagagacacactgacacacagagggagatgtTGCAAATGTTTGAAAACTTAAGTTTGTGGAAAGAACTTTGCACAAAAAAGTGATGTGATATTATCTGAGTGGTGACACCTGTTGTTTAGGAGAATACTGCAGCGTCTTCTTACGCTTTAGCGGCGGATATAAATGACTGCATCTGTGTGATGATGGTGCATCTTCACTCTGCCAGtcatttaaagaagaaagactCTAATACCATTGTTGTTTTCATCATTTGGATGGAGAAAATTCCCAGACTGGAAATTGTCAGAGCGTTGGAGACATCCCTGGATGTGTTAGAAAGATGGATGCCCTGGTTATGCCACACATGAAAAGCAGAGCTGGTGCTGCTGGATTGCAGGCCCCAGTCCAAGAAGCAACAGGTTTTCTTCAGACTCATTATCTTTACTGGACCTCCCATCACATTTCAGTGTGCCCTGATTATAGCATGATGAAAACTGTGTGCTATAACTGCCTTTAGTGTGTTTAGTATTAGTTGTTTCCAGTCTCTGTACACCTATAGTGAGAACCTGGTTAGTAATGCCAACAATAAGTCAGGCTCGTTCCCAGTGGGTCTCCCAGTGGGTGTCCCAGTGGCACTCCTTTGTTACTGTTCTGTTCACAATATTACTGGACAGAACTAAGTCATACTAAATCATAGgataaataagcttttaagtaAGAACGTGGATTATATTTAGGATAAAACTTGCAAGCTgtattaaagaaaaacagattttcattttataaaatattcaaattaaTTGCAACTTTGCaatagggctgggccatattataccgttcacggtaataccggtacaatgttaggcaacgataagaaaatgaaatatcgcgatagaatatgggtaaaacgcgcatgcgcaatgcctttgttttcatacgcacatggccgattgttgagtgaaacggatgaaccagaatcggtttgtaaaaatggtgccacTTGAGTGATatggaactggtttggtgtttgtccgtcagatacacaacaaagcacatttttttgtagaacattaTTGCTGTATTTGTCGGACTAAGGTGCAAGGTGCTCTGGGTCCTGAACTCCGTcggcttcaggtcccaaagtcaaacgaacactgcggcatcactgagagttaaaaactgtctaaattcttccatctttaataaaacgatcagcgttgctgctttaccaggtgtaactatgaagtttaacatccaggcatccatgaaaacagaatttattacatttaacggagttagaagttagcaggacgCTAGCGGgagttagctcactagtttcgctagttacctaaacatgatatagcatgttctgactgagagatttcagaaaaaaatcaaacgtaCTGCTCTGCTATCATTTCcaacataaataaagacaggaaactaaacagcagtgacgtttgtagggttactgaagttgggctagctggtatataatgatgtgctacgtgatcgctagcgacacagctgtgttagcataacataaacacagtaaagctggaggatgaacgctaacttttttccactcgataaaagttaacgtgagggttcctgatggttagagacaaatgcaatcgcatggcaggatgctgtaaacggaccaaactttagtcaggagaacaactgagataatccatccacaataccaggttagtcattaatatactgcaacaacatgggaatagagcagctgtaatcccgtgcaccttatggtccgaaaaatacgtatttgacttttttatttggcacactgcagtttaatgttgcaaagcacctctttttaacttaaGTGAATATTATACATgattatgctcaggatatgtcagcccatttctactggaaatgccttttggttaaactttcagcaaggaatttgcatttgcactgttaaactTTTACATAGCTTTACTGCACATAAAacacagctgcttgtttaagtgaaaataaatggatgggggttttttgcgctagtaaagttttagagttgtattttgtctcgcatcaattatatcgtcagttatatcgttattgcaaattttcaaatatatatcgtgatatatatttttggccatatcgccctgctctactttgcaatatatttttatttttttagatggaGAAATTTGACTAGGTCTCATTATACTGCCTTATGTACAAACAGGTGGCAAAAGAAAAGTTGTGGGCACGCTGAAAACCAAACACCCTACCTCCCCAACAAGCTACTGCCTACTGAACATGGTACATCTAAAGGCATTGATATTTCCATTAGGAGGGTCTGtctgtgttggccctgtgacaggCTGGCGACCTGGccgctgggataggcttcagccATCCACgatcctgaattggataagccaAATATGCCTGGATGTGCTGCTAACCCTGCTTGTAATCCATTAATGGTTTAACTTagtgttaatattttttttcccaggcTGATATCAGATAGAGGGCTTCCAACTCTGGGCACTCTCTTTGACAATATCCAGTTCAAAGGCAAAGGACACGAGGTAGGATATGATAACATCTGTCCCACCAATTACCAGATGTGAATGAACATTGGTTTTTGAGCTAAATCTGTTTGGCCTGTCAGCTTTTAAATAGATGTCCTAAGTTTGGTTTGAGACTAAAAGGTCAAAAGTTGCCCTTTCTGACGTGGTCAAAAATGAGTGAGGTGAACCAAAGGTTGGTTATACCAAATTAAGATGTCTTTTTTAATAAGTCTTTTGTTCCGATGACTGAAAGTCATTTTTTTAGTGGGAGGAAGAAACGTCCTATCACACACAACCCTCTTTCATATCACTACTCGCTGTTTTTGATGTTGGCCCCATTAGGCTGCAGACCTGCGGCTGCTAATGCAGAAGATGGAAAACTGGGCCCACAGGTTGTACCCCAAATTGCAATTTGAAGATTTTATTGACAAAGTGGAAAGGCtcggcagcaaaaaggaagtgCAGGTGAGAGGAAGCATAGAATATTTCCTGCAAGCGTGTGGGATTCCTAATGTTCAGAATTTGTAATTTTTTACTCATTCTTTTATAGACATGTCTTAAACGAATACGACTGGACATGCCCCTGACACATGAAGATTTTACAAGTACAgatggtaagaaaaaaaatcattactgATGGGGATACGGTGGATTCACACGTGTAGGAAATACTTGCCATATTCCACAGGACTTAATTATCAGCGTTGCTTGAAATTGTGTTCAGGTGCTGGTGACAAAGAGGTACAACGTGAACTGGAAACATTTGGGGATCCTGATCTATTCAGCAGAGAGAGCTTTGTTAATGATCCCCAGGGGCAGATTGCCGAACTCCTCGCTCCCCCACCTACTCCCTCTCTGACCGAAGAGCAGCAGAAACGCATTGAGCTGAACAGACAGCGGGCCCTGGAAAAGAGGCTCGCAcgccagcagcagcaacaaattGGTAAGAATGGCAAAAATGTATCACACAGGTGGGACACAATATAACAGAAATAATTACTACAAAACATAATTATTGCTACAAAACATTCAGCGAAGGTTCATAAAAATCATCTAGCTTTATTGGTGTATTAACATTatgtgaaaacacaaaaagcaaaacattgaatatacagtacagtggaaccccgacttacgaaatTAATTCGTTCCCGAGGGTCTTTCATAAGTCAAAAATTTTCGTAAGTCGAAGCACCCATCGCGCCTTTTGAGTGAGGCGATGCTGGCTGGAGACGAAGTTtttggtggaggaggaggtggcggAGGTGGTGGAGACTGAAGAAAGCATacgcatgcatgcatgcatatgtacgtgtacatgtacataacattctaaacattaaaactaaaacttgcatattgtggcgagctcagacaaggaggagacagaggtattGTTTGGTCTTGCTTCCCGCAGTGTTGgccagggagcacagccgtttatttgcATTCAACACTGCCGCTAGCCCAACTGCTCAGCGCAGCACTagcataacaacaacaactacaagaAAAAGACGCTCTCTCTCCCAGAAAACACACAGTCGTCGAGAGAGCGCGTCACatggtaaccatggcaacataaCACTGCCGCCTCAAACAACAGAACACAGCTGtcaacaaaacccaaacagccctgacccgctaCAATATTGTT is drawn from Oreochromis aureus strain Israel breed Guangdong linkage group 1, ZZ_aureus, whole genome shotgun sequence and contains these coding sequences:
- the tipin gene encoding TIMELESS-interacting protein yields the protein MLDQQENSPHDIPDYDGIEDEAFPPLPPPHSPGRGAQEEGDPFADGDEGEVSQLADVPTAKRRGVKRPQPKLDSHRLISDRGLPTLGTLFDNIQFKGKGHEAADLRLLMQKMENWAHRLYPKLQFEDFIDKVERLGSKKEVQTCLKRIRLDMPLTHEDFTSTDGAGDKEVQRELETFGDPDLFSRESFVNDPQGQIAELLAPPPTPSLTEEQQKRIELNRQRALEKRLARQQQQQIDSQTADMLGDKPPAASSPNVINSSTGGDETVEDPDLEPTNNTSTQQTSPLPPKDSEPAEAEEETGLSPEQQLSNDCKGGD